In one Coprothermobacter sp. genomic region, the following are encoded:
- a CDS encoding purine-nucleoside phosphorylase, whose translation MAQFHMRFEAEDLAQHVMLVGNPQRAEQVSKLLQGARLVNEYRYLLVFTGTYEGERLSVATTGMGAPSTAIVVEELCNLGARVLLRVGSAGGVASDVDAGDIVVATGSIRDDGTSPQYLPLSFPAVPDADLLRVTMEAARDIVPMAKHGVVISSDAFYRNYDKDKMSLMMQSGVKAIEMESGCLFIVGQFRGVRTSALFAVDGSVTKDAIKPKSAEGLFKTAEEQSIRIGLSTLVRASKAGL comes from the coding sequence ATGGCACAGTTTCATATGAGGTTCGAAGCTGAGGATCTTGCTCAGCATGTCATGCTGGTTGGCAATCCCCAGCGAGCCGAGCAGGTGTCGAAGCTGCTCCAGGGTGCTCGTTTGGTCAATGAGTACCGGTATTTGCTTGTGTTCACAGGGACGTATGAGGGTGAACGGCTGTCGGTTGCCACGACGGGCATGGGGGCTCCATCGACAGCGATCGTCGTGGAGGAACTGTGCAACCTTGGCGCACGCGTGCTGCTCAGGGTGGGTTCGGCCGGCGGAGTCGCGTCGGACGTCGACGCCGGCGACATTGTCGTTGCCACAGGGAGTATCCGCGACGATGGAACGTCTCCCCAGTACCTCCCACTGTCATTCCCGGCAGTGCCGGATGCCGACCTCCTTCGCGTCACCATGGAAGCAGCCCGGGATATCGTTCCGATGGCGAAGCATGGAGTCGTCATCAGCAGTGACGCATTCTACCGCAATTACGACAAAGACAAGATGAGCCTGATGATGCAGTCGGGGGTCAAGGCGATCGAAATGGAAAGCGGGTGCCTCTTCATCGTCGGTCAGTTCCGTGGCGTCCGCACGTCTGCGCTCTTTGCTGTTGACGGTAGTGTCACGAAAGACGCAATCAAGCCGAAGAGTGCCGAGGGCCTGTTCAAGACGGCCGAGGAGCAGAGCATTCGCATCGGTCTCTCTACGCTGGTCAGGGCATCGAAAGCGGGATTGTAG
- a CDS encoding 1,4-alpha-glucan branching protein gives MNGRFVLVLHSHLPYVLGKGRWPFGEEWLHEIVLDTYLPLLEGLECLARDDIPASIAVGITPILMEQLKSPAFVDSFRMWVDTKRKALERDVSRLPDTPEAHGLNTFYREELDQRLRQFDALGGDLVGAFASLQERGRLEVLTSCATHGYMPLFSNDESRRLQIRAGAATYEHWMGRKPVGFWLPECGYLPGVERLLAEQGLRYFIADAPAFDAGTAQQYAGGHIPAATSAEAPWTPWDIGAGVAVFLRNPATSKQVWSRDLGYPGDGVYREFHKRCEGSGWQYWRITSKQTDLGAKELYSPDEARKRAAEHAAHFASLVRDLAAQRQRLTGDPGVVVAAYDTELFGHWWYEGPGWMAAVLRDLATQESVSAVTPTTVLAERDLPLGRLRESSWGTGGGHDTWMNSETSWIWDMIHSDQRRFVRLLPNLNGSAGDTLLREVLLEESSDWPFLITTGQARSYGMSRFLEHHRKVRDLLAAAEGEPYHTSEQERPVDHVFEHLHLEDLRRM, from the coding sequence ATGAATGGTCGCTTTGTCCTGGTTCTGCATTCGCATCTGCCCTACGTCCTTGGCAAGGGACGCTGGCCTTTCGGCGAAGAGTGGTTGCACGAGATCGTATTGGACACGTACCTTCCCCTGCTGGAGGGGCTGGAATGCCTTGCACGCGACGATATACCCGCCTCAATCGCAGTCGGCATCACTCCCATTCTCATGGAACAGCTCAAGTCCCCCGCATTTGTCGACAGCTTCCGCATGTGGGTCGACACAAAACGCAAGGCACTGGAACGGGACGTCTCACGCCTGCCGGATACGCCAGAGGCTCACGGCCTCAACACGTTCTACCGTGAAGAACTGGACCAGCGTCTTCGACAGTTCGACGCGCTGGGCGGTGATCTGGTGGGGGCCTTCGCCAGCTTGCAGGAGCGGGGACGCCTGGAGGTGCTGACCTCCTGTGCCACGCATGGCTACATGCCACTATTCAGCAACGACGAATCAAGGCGCCTGCAGATCCGGGCGGGAGCGGCGACGTATGAGCACTGGATGGGCCGAAAGCCCGTGGGCTTCTGGTTGCCGGAATGCGGCTATCTCCCTGGCGTCGAGCGCCTCCTCGCCGAGCAAGGATTGCGCTACTTCATTGCGGATGCACCCGCGTTCGATGCCGGCACTGCACAGCAGTACGCTGGCGGGCACATTCCCGCTGCAACGAGCGCTGAGGCTCCATGGACACCATGGGACATCGGCGCAGGCGTCGCAGTCTTCCTGCGTAACCCCGCAACGAGCAAGCAGGTCTGGTCACGTGACCTCGGCTATCCGGGAGACGGCGTCTATCGCGAGTTCCACAAGCGGTGCGAAGGCTCGGGGTGGCAGTACTGGCGCATTACGAGCAAACAGACTGATCTGGGAGCAAAGGAGCTCTACAGCCCGGACGAAGCGCGCAAGCGCGCTGCAGAACATGCCGCGCATTTCGCTTCACTGGTCAGGGACCTCGCGGCGCAACGACAGAGGCTCACTGGCGACCCGGGTGTAGTCGTAGCAGCCTACGATACCGAACTCTTCGGACACTGGTGGTATGAGGGGCCGGGATGGATGGCCGCCGTGCTCCGCGACTTGGCCACGCAGGAATCCGTCTCGGCAGTCACCCCGACAACAGTCCTGGCCGAGCGCGATCTGCCCCTCGGGCGACTGCGCGAATCCAGCTGGGGTACCGGGGGTGGACACGATACGTGGATGAACTCTGAGACCTCCTGGATCTGGGACATGATCCACAGCGATCAACGCCGATTCGTCAGGCTTCTTCCAAACCTCAATGGCTCTGCCGGCGACACACTGCTGCGAGAGGTCCTGCTCGAGGAGAGTTCTGACTGGCCTTTCCTCATCACGACAGGTCAGGCTCGTTCGTACGGGATGTCGAGGTTCCTGGAACATCATCGCAAGGTTCGAGACCTGCTCGCAGCAGCAGAAGGAGAGCCATACCACACCTCTGAACAGGAACGGCCAGTAGACCACGTTTTTGAGCATCTTCATCTTGAAGACCTGAGGCGGATGTGA
- a CDS encoding alpha-galactosidase: MRHTRLMGPTKQPGRHRMKNVKGKLTYRREGVVMTLNFDLIDQAENDDLVIAPTTGATVPGERWTVTVTPRTTVTLLAAELRVPVPVPPYSRIFVNGYQTWTESRELGPRDRIPSLNRLARSRCSMYGDYEFVTNPGFPGRFHGWTYGYVRTKSDLLTLFGSLAEQTGFTLVTVAASAGRVTLQKECGGVTPASPYVLYDVYVGTGTDRETFGCYFDLLGLRPLRTPPLTGWTSWYNYYTGITQEIIQHNLDALGEHKVPLDVFQIDDGWQHAVGDWLTANAKFPDGMGTMADAIHRRGYKAGLWVTPFIAEERSDLLRNHPDWFLTDDHGKPVKAGYNPSWSGFFYSLDVANPTVRSYLRDVFDLILHAWHFDLVKLDFLYAACRKAPEGKTRGQVMSESMQFLRDIIGDNLILGCGVPLGPAFGQVDFCRIGGDVALKWEDRLLSTIHYRERVSTVCALRNAIGRRHLNGMAFWNDPDVTILRDTGNSLTEAQRRTLFLVNQAMGGLVFTSDDISSYTDAQLRQYLSQFPFSAKAALEARPFGEAWRLTLSAENATYVVAANLGSRPATIDLDPGIYYCNGRLVDGQESLQLLPFDSTCLRKANGDNIELLGTTTHLFPGLDIAHFECHETSIELRRFDTAQLEGEALIGIPDTSARWTVNGEAVAPERQGIHTVLRVPMARVARPVDSGILLRAASRDKEV, encoded by the coding sequence ATGCGACACACACGGCTGATGGGGCCCACGAAACAACCGGGGAGGCATAGGATGAAAAATGTGAAGGGCAAACTGACCTATCGTCGCGAAGGGGTCGTCATGACCCTGAATTTCGATCTGATTGATCAAGCGGAAAACGATGATCTCGTCATTGCGCCGACGACAGGAGCGACCGTCCCCGGCGAACGCTGGACCGTCACCGTGACGCCTCGCACCACAGTGACGCTGCTCGCGGCCGAACTGCGAGTCCCCGTTCCTGTTCCACCATACAGCCGCATCTTCGTGAATGGCTACCAGACGTGGACAGAATCTCGTGAGCTGGGGCCCCGGGATCGCATCCCCTCGCTCAACAGGCTGGCCCGCTCACGGTGTTCCATGTACGGCGACTACGAGTTCGTCACGAACCCCGGATTTCCGGGGCGTTTCCATGGCTGGACCTATGGATACGTTCGGACCAAGTCCGATCTTCTGACCCTGTTTGGTTCGCTGGCCGAACAGACAGGGTTCACCCTGGTGACGGTCGCCGCCTCCGCAGGAAGGGTCACGCTCCAGAAGGAATGCGGCGGGGTCACGCCTGCTAGCCCATATGTTCTGTACGACGTGTACGTAGGAACGGGAACGGACCGGGAGACGTTTGGCTGCTATTTCGACCTCCTTGGCCTCCGACCTCTCCGGACGCCACCTCTGACCGGATGGACAAGCTGGTACAACTACTACACGGGCATCACGCAGGAGATCATCCAGCACAACCTCGACGCTTTGGGCGAACACAAGGTCCCTCTCGATGTCTTCCAGATCGACGACGGGTGGCAACATGCCGTCGGCGACTGGCTGACAGCCAACGCCAAGTTCCCGGACGGGATGGGGACCATGGCCGATGCAATCCACAGACGCGGCTACAAGGCCGGCTTGTGGGTGACGCCCTTCATCGCCGAGGAGAGATCTGACCTGCTGCGCAATCATCCCGACTGGTTCCTGACAGATGACCACGGAAAGCCCGTCAAGGCCGGCTACAACCCAAGCTGGAGCGGTTTCTTCTACTCGCTTGACGTGGCGAACCCGACCGTCCGCTCCTATCTCCGCGATGTCTTCGACCTGATCCTGCACGCCTGGCACTTCGACCTGGTCAAGCTCGACTTCTTGTACGCCGCCTGCCGCAAAGCCCCCGAGGGCAAGACACGAGGCCAGGTCATGTCCGAATCCATGCAGTTCCTGCGCGACATCATCGGGGATAACCTCATCCTGGGATGTGGCGTTCCACTTGGCCCTGCATTCGGACAGGTCGACTTCTGCCGAATCGGTGGAGACGTCGCCCTGAAATGGGAGGACCGCCTGCTCTCAACGATTCACTACCGCGAGCGGGTATCGACAGTCTGCGCGCTGCGCAACGCTATCGGCCGAAGACATCTGAACGGAATGGCCTTCTGGAACGATCCGGACGTCACCATCCTTCGCGACACCGGAAACAGTTTGACCGAGGCGCAGCGTCGCACCCTGTTCCTGGTGAACCAGGCGATGGGGGGCCTCGTCTTCACGTCAGACGACATCTCCTCCTATACGGACGCACAACTCAGGCAGTATCTTTCCCAGTTTCCGTTCTCTGCGAAGGCCGCCCTCGAGGCTAGACCATTCGGCGAGGCATGGCGCCTGACCTTGAGCGCAGAGAACGCCACCTACGTCGTGGCTGCCAACCTGGGTTCCCGACCTGCCACGATAGACCTAGATCCTGGTATCTATTACTGCAACGGGCGCCTGGTCGACGGACAAGAGTCTCTGCAGCTCCTTCCCTTCGATTCGACCTGTCTCCGGAAGGCGAATGGAGACAACATTGAACTCCTCGGAACGACGACCCACCTGTTCCCGGGACTCGATATCGCGCACTTCGAGTGCCACGAAACATCCATCGAACTTCGGCGGTTCGACACCGCCCAACTCGAAGGCGAAGCACTGATCGGCATCCCCGACACATCCGCTCGATGGACCGTGAACGGCGAGGCTGTGGCTCCAGAGCGGCAAGGCATTCACACAGTCTTGCGAGTGCCCATGGCGCGAGTTGCGCGACCGGTCGATTCAGGCATACTGCTGAGAGCGGCATCACGAGACAAGGAGGTATGA
- the galT gene encoding galactose-1-phosphate uridylyltransferase, giving the protein MPELRKDPIIGRWVIIATERALRPGNFKTDKEDRLADLSKCPFEPGNEASTPPEILSYRRADSRPNEPGWWVRVVPNKFPALKIEGTMDKRGEGMYDMMNGIGAHEIVIETPNHDEEMALMPEIQIKEVLWAWHDRIIDLARDKRFKYAMVFKNKGARAGASLQHPHSQIIALPIVPLSVQEELTGALQYYEYKDRCVFCDLIQQELSDRKRVIEDSERFISVVPFAQRFPFETWILPKQHESDYARTTRNDVLELAGLLKCTLQRLRGALDDPPFNLVLHMAPLNTESLPHYHWHFEIMPRVTHTAGFERGTGFYINPTIPEETAQFLREVQL; this is encoded by the coding sequence ATGCCCGAGCTGCGCAAAGACCCGATCATTGGACGGTGGGTCATCATTGCCACAGAACGCGCACTGCGCCCAGGCAACTTCAAGACAGACAAGGAGGACCGTCTTGCCGATCTGTCCAAGTGTCCATTCGAACCTGGGAACGAGGCAAGTACGCCGCCGGAGATCCTCTCATACCGCAGGGCCGACTCCAGGCCCAATGAGCCGGGATGGTGGGTGCGCGTCGTCCCCAACAAGTTCCCGGCGCTGAAAATCGAAGGTACGATGGACAAACGCGGTGAGGGCATGTACGACATGATGAACGGCATCGGCGCGCATGAGATCGTCATCGAGACTCCCAACCATGACGAGGAAATGGCACTGATGCCTGAGATACAGATCAAAGAAGTGCTGTGGGCCTGGCACGACCGCATCATCGACCTCGCCCGCGACAAGCGGTTCAAGTATGCCATGGTGTTCAAGAATAAGGGCGCGCGGGCTGGTGCGTCTCTGCAGCACCCCCACTCCCAGATCATTGCCCTCCCCATCGTGCCCTTGAGTGTCCAGGAAGAACTGACTGGCGCTCTGCAATACTATGAGTACAAAGACCGATGCGTTTTCTGTGACCTCATTCAGCAAGAGCTTTCCGACCGCAAGCGTGTCATCGAGGACAGTGAACGGTTCATCAGTGTCGTACCATTTGCCCAGCGCTTCCCTTTTGAGACGTGGATCTTGCCCAAGCAGCACGAAAGCGACTATGCGCGGACAACCCGGAACGACGTTCTGGAACTCGCGGGTCTTCTGAAATGTACCCTGCAGCGGCTGCGCGGAGCACTTGACGACCCGCCCTTCAACCTGGTCCTCCACATGGCACCTCTCAACACGGAGAGTCTTCCCCATTACCACTGGCATTTTGAAATCATGCCTCGCGTCACGCACACTGCTGGATTCGAGAGGGGGACCGGGTTCTACATCAACCCGACGATACCAGAGGAGACTGCGCAGTTCCTGCGTGAGGTACAGCTGTGA
- a CDS encoding glycoside hydrolase family 1 protein, producing the protein MKPFALPESFLLGTATASLQIEGGDRNNSWYRWVQTGHVKDGTSCIVADDHWNRVTEDIALMKQLHQQTYRMSLEWSRIEPARGQFDKDAVSHYRLEIQQLVNAGIRPLVTLHHFSNPLWLEDAGAWVNPDVVDLFERYTAYVVENLGDLVSDWCTINEPNVYLAAGYVMGRWPPSDISITKYFRGARNMIMAHIKSYRKIHQVRDSNGYNDTMVGVANHLRLFDSKHGNGRERWAAGMYERLFQELFVTGMCEGRLLSPLGRGYPLGEGRYFDFLGINYYTRDIVDCSDKSTNPLGRLEVREDSQKNDLGWELYPEGLYRVCKKYWDRYHSPIFITENGTADAKDAFRTRYIYDHLLQVSRLIEDGIDVQRYYHWSLMDNFEWAEGLSARFGIVAVDYATLERTVRTSGWFYADIARHRGVTEKMIQQYLS; encoded by the coding sequence ATGAAACCATTTGCACTGCCGGAGAGTTTCCTGCTGGGCACGGCGACAGCTTCACTGCAGATCGAGGGTGGTGATCGCAACAACAGCTGGTATCGCTGGGTCCAGACCGGTCATGTCAAGGATGGCACCAGCTGTATCGTAGCTGACGACCACTGGAACCGGGTGACTGAAGACATTGCACTCATGAAGCAGCTCCATCAGCAGACCTATCGGATGAGTCTCGAGTGGAGCCGCATCGAGCCGGCACGGGGCCAGTTCGACAAGGATGCTGTCAGCCACTATCGTCTCGAGATACAGCAACTCGTGAACGCCGGAATCAGGCCTCTTGTCACGCTGCACCATTTCTCGAACCCACTGTGGCTCGAAGACGCGGGTGCCTGGGTCAACCCGGACGTCGTCGACCTTTTTGAGCGGTACACCGCGTATGTCGTCGAGAACCTTGGCGACCTCGTGAGTGACTGGTGCACCATCAACGAGCCGAACGTCTACCTCGCGGCGGGATACGTCATGGGCAGATGGCCGCCGAGCGACATCAGCATCACCAAATACTTCCGGGGCGCCCGCAACATGATCATGGCACACATCAAGTCCTATCGCAAGATTCATCAGGTGCGTGACTCCAATGGCTACAATGATACGATGGTTGGCGTCGCCAATCACCTCAGGCTGTTCGATTCCAAGCATGGCAACGGTCGTGAACGGTGGGCGGCGGGCATGTATGAACGACTCTTCCAGGAGCTCTTTGTCACAGGGATGTGCGAGGGAAGGCTCCTCTCGCCGCTGGGCAGGGGGTACCCTCTCGGCGAAGGTCGGTACTTCGATTTCCTCGGTATCAACTACTACACGCGCGATATCGTCGATTGCTCCGACAAGTCCACGAACCCACTGGGCAGGCTTGAGGTACGCGAAGACAGCCAGAAGAACGACCTTGGGTGGGAGCTGTACCCTGAGGGACTGTATCGTGTGTGCAAGAAGTACTGGGACCGCTACCATAGCCCCATCTTCATCACCGAGAATGGCACGGCCGATGCCAAGGACGCCTTCCGGACGAGGTACATCTACGACCATCTTCTCCAGGTGAGCCGCCTGATCGAGGACGGTATCGATGTACAGCGCTACTATCACTGGTCCCTGATGGACAATTTCGAGTGGGCCGAGGGCCTGAGTGCGAGATTCGGCATCGTCGCAGTGGACTACGCCACGCTCGAGAGGACGGTACGCACCAGCGGATGGTTCTATGCTGACATCGCGAGACATCGCGGCGTTACGGAGAAGATGATCCAGCAGTATCTGAGCTGA
- a CDS encoding nucleotidyltransferase translates to MKAVILAGGFGTRLRPLTINLPKPMVPFANRPMMLHIIRLLKKHGFDDLVVILYHQPDAIRSYFGDGSDFGVKIDYVTSQEDLGTAGAVGLARASLQETFLVIAADIVTDIDLTKAVQYHREHKAAATITLSRVENPLEYGIVITDPEGRIVRFLEKPSWGEVFSDTVNTGIYVLEPSVWNDIPEDKEADFSKNLFPTLLAHNQPLFGYIAPGYWRDVGNIREYKHAHGDVLKGKVDLEPQGERIGRIGSDVWVGEGSKISSFKGFDGSVLIGKDTTVGEAHVRSSFIGDHAVVQSGADIDNSVLWDGVVVESGAHIFNSIVGKNVHVGKDVLLEGDNTVADDCIIGQGSVLKSQVQIWPGKTVEPGSTVTSNVVWGKAWSRALFGSYGIVGVNNVEVTPEMCAKLGCAYGTFLGKGSVVFTARDDHQSSRMLKRSVIGGLMSAGVRVMDLQAAPVPLARFAVKSFAGSGGVHVLRSPFDRRLTTIRFYDRSGFDLSTTQEGAIERLFFREEFARADVEEVGTIDIPPRVVESYRDYFLSSLDVAAIQSSGIRFVVDYSYGTPVQLFPAIAGEFGLEIISLNAYADGRRAVRTASDFRDAKRKLSSMVKSLGTSFGVILDASGEKVFIVDRSGEILSDTRTTALIIGSVHRSGVLNSVTLPITASIELERYVRDQGVDVHWCSTLPRNIIREATNTDAGADILGGFIFSRALPFYDGMLSIGFLLETLAKTGEDLVTLKQETPVRDPTHIELPCPWESKGTIMRRMSELHRDTAEFVEGVKEREEDGYTLVLPDKDRPVLHIYSSYTTDEREHDRLANVEKQIRSWMQ, encoded by the coding sequence ATGAAAGCAGTCATCCTGGCAGGAGGTTTTGGTACCCGCTTACGCCCATTGACCATCAATCTTCCAAAACCGATGGTTCCATTCGCCAACCGCCCCATGATGCTGCACATCATACGACTGCTCAAGAAGCACGGGTTCGATGACCTCGTTGTCATCCTGTATCACCAGCCCGATGCCATACGCAGCTACTTCGGTGATGGCAGCGATTTCGGTGTAAAGATCGACTATGTCACCAGTCAAGAGGACCTGGGGACCGCCGGAGCCGTTGGGCTCGCGCGAGCCAGCCTGCAGGAGACGTTCCTGGTCATTGCCGCCGACATCGTCACTGACATCGACCTCACGAAGGCAGTTCAGTATCATCGCGAACACAAGGCAGCTGCGACAATCACGTTGTCGCGAGTGGAGAACCCTCTGGAGTATGGCATTGTTATCACTGACCCCGAAGGGCGTATTGTACGTTTCCTCGAGAAACCATCTTGGGGAGAGGTGTTCTCTGACACTGTGAACACCGGGATCTATGTCCTGGAGCCTTCCGTGTGGAATGACATTCCTGAGGACAAGGAGGCCGACTTCTCCAAGAACCTGTTCCCCACCCTGCTGGCGCACAATCAGCCGCTGTTCGGGTACATCGCTCCTGGCTACTGGCGCGATGTCGGCAACATCCGCGAGTACAAACACGCGCACGGAGACGTGCTGAAAGGAAAGGTCGACCTTGAACCCCAAGGCGAACGTATCGGCCGCATCGGCAGTGATGTCTGGGTCGGCGAAGGAAGCAAGATTTCGAGCTTCAAGGGATTCGATGGGTCGGTCCTCATCGGCAAGGACACAACTGTCGGCGAAGCACACGTGCGCAGCTCCTTCATCGGCGACCACGCCGTTGTGCAGAGTGGAGCGGACATCGACAACTCAGTCCTGTGGGACGGCGTCGTCGTAGAGTCAGGAGCCCATATCTTCAACTCGATCGTGGGCAAGAACGTCCATGTCGGCAAGGATGTCCTTCTCGAGGGCGACAACACTGTGGCTGACGATTGCATTATTGGACAAGGATCAGTCCTCAAGTCCCAGGTCCAGATCTGGCCGGGCAAGACGGTCGAACCAGGTTCCACGGTCACGAGCAACGTCGTCTGGGGCAAGGCTTGGTCAAGAGCTCTGTTTGGATCCTATGGCATCGTCGGCGTCAACAACGTCGAAGTCACTCCGGAGATGTGTGCCAAACTGGGCTGCGCCTATGGCACGTTCCTTGGCAAGGGTTCGGTCGTTTTCACTGCGCGCGACGACCACCAGTCTTCACGCATGCTCAAACGTTCGGTCATCGGGGGCCTCATGAGCGCCGGCGTACGCGTCATGGACCTTCAGGCAGCCCCAGTGCCCCTGGCACGATTCGCCGTCAAGTCGTTCGCGGGAAGTGGTGGCGTTCACGTCCTGCGCTCACCCTTCGACCGCCGGCTCACGACGATACGATTCTATGACCGATCAGGGTTCGATCTTTCCACCACGCAGGAAGGAGCCATCGAGCGTCTTTTCTTCCGGGAAGAATTTGCCCGCGCCGACGTCGAAGAGGTGGGGACCATCGATATTCCGCCTCGTGTGGTAGAGTCATATCGTGACTACTTCCTGAGCTCTCTGGATGTAGCCGCCATCCAGTCGTCTGGCATCCGGTTCGTCGTCGACTACTCGTATGGCACTCCCGTCCAGCTCTTTCCTGCCATTGCAGGAGAGTTCGGCCTCGAGATCATTTCACTGAACGCCTACGCTGACGGGCGCAGGGCAGTGAGGACGGCGTCCGATTTCCGAGACGCCAAGCGAAAGCTGTCTTCCATGGTCAAGTCGCTTGGAACATCGTTCGGCGTGATCCTGGACGCCTCCGGCGAGAAAGTCTTCATCGTGGACCGGAGTGGTGAGATCCTTTCAGATACTCGTACCACAGCACTCATAATTGGCTCCGTGCATCGGTCCGGGGTCCTGAACTCGGTAACCCTTCCCATTACGGCATCGATCGAGCTGGAACGGTACGTCAGGGACCAGGGTGTCGATGTGCACTGGTGCTCGACTCTGCCACGCAACATCATCCGCGAGGCGACAAACACCGACGCCGGCGCGGACATCCTGGGAGGCTTCATCTTCTCCCGCGCTCTCCCCTTCTATGACGGTATGCTGTCCATCGGTTTTCTCCTTGAGACGCTTGCCAAGACAGGGGAAGACCTCGTCACGCTGAAGCAGGAGACACCGGTCCGGGATCCCACTCACATCGAATTGCCATGCCCGTGGGAGTCGAAGGGAACGATCATGCGCCGCATGAGCGAGCTCCATCGTGACACAGCGGAGTTCGTTGAAGGGGTCAAGGAACGCGAGGAAGACGGGTATACCCTCGTGCTGCCTGACAAGGACCGACCGGTCCTGCACATCTATTCCAGCTATACGACCGACGAACGTGAACACGACCGACTGGCCAACGTAGAGAAACAAATCCGTTCCTGGATGCAATAG
- a CDS encoding glycogen synthase GlgA, producing MKVFFVASEALPYAKTGGLGDVTGSLPAALHVLGADTFLILPFYRTIMAKHLPLEQVMTGTLTMGGRALPYTVLRHQQTYFIAQNEFFERDGLYNTREGDYPDNWLRFAFFARAALETIIALGGADVIHVHDWQAALLPVYLHILYPERREKTLLTIHNIAYQGLFSPEILPDIGLPSSVFSVHSLEFYGKVNYLKGGIVWADEINTVSPTYAREIQTDEYGFGLHGILATRREHLSGILNGIDCSYWDPSADGALPHMYSPSSLAGKLQDKESLLQETGLATEPDRPLFVMVSRLVAQKGVDLMLGTFDHMMSLPMNLMILGTGDTEIETALTAKAAAYPGRFVLNQRFDEGLAHRMYAGSDFFLMPSRFEPCGLSQMIALRYGSVPVVRRTGGLKDTVQDVHPKTGTGNGISFDDATPSEFLDAVRRAVRLYADRDTFRRIQAIGMACDFSWQASARDYLALYHSMEVPS from the coding sequence GTGAAAGTCTTCTTTGTAGCCTCGGAAGCACTTCCCTATGCCAAGACGGGCGGTCTCGGAGACGTCACGGGCAGCCTTCCTGCAGCTCTGCATGTCCTCGGGGCGGACACGTTCCTGATTCTGCCGTTCTATCGCACCATCATGGCAAAACACCTGCCACTGGAGCAGGTCATGACTGGCACATTGACGATGGGCGGCAGGGCCCTGCCCTACACGGTCCTCCGCCACCAGCAGACGTACTTCATCGCTCAGAACGAGTTCTTCGAACGTGATGGCCTCTACAATACGCGCGAGGGTGACTATCCAGACAACTGGCTGCGGTTCGCCTTCTTTGCGCGTGCAGCACTCGAGACCATCATCGCACTTGGCGGCGCTGACGTCATCCACGTGCACGACTGGCAAGCCGCGCTGCTGCCCGTCTATCTGCACATCCTCTATCCGGAGCGCCGGGAGAAGACGCTGCTGACGATCCACAACATCGCCTACCAGGGGCTCTTCTCCCCCGAGATCCTGCCTGATATCGGACTGCCGAGTTCAGTCTTCAGCGTCCATAGCCTCGAGTTCTACGGCAAGGTGAATTACCTCAAAGGGGGCATCGTCTGGGCCGACGAAATCAATACCGTCTCTCCGACGTATGCCCGCGAAATCCAGACCGATGAGTACGGTTTCGGGCTTCACGGCATTCTCGCCACGCGGCGTGAGCACCTGAGTGGCATTCTCAATGGTATCGACTGTTCCTACTGGGATCCGTCCGCGGATGGAGCACTACCGCATATGTACAGCCCCTCATCGCTTGCTGGAAAGCTGCAGGACAAGGAGAGTCTGTTGCAGGAAACTGGACTCGCGACAGAGCCCGACCGTCCCTTGTTCGTCATGGTGTCACGACTGGTTGCTCAGAAGGGAGTCGATCTCATGCTGGGCACATTCGACCACATGATGTCGCTTCCCATGAACCTGATGATCCTTGGCACGGGCGACACAGAAATCGAGACAGCTCTGACGGCGAAGGCTGCCGCTTATCCCGGACGTTTCGTGCTGAACCAGAGGTTCGACGAAGGTCTGGCACACCGCATGTATGCCGGATCGGATTTCTTCCTCATGCCCTCGAGGTTCGAGCCGTGCGGCCTGTCGCAGATGATTGCGCTCCGCTATGGCAGTGTCCCTGTCGTACGGCGAACGGGCGGCTTGAAGGACACCGTTCAGGATGTCCATCCCAAGACAGGGACCGGGAACGGCATCAGCTTCGACGATGCGACGCCATCCGAGTTCCTTGACGCAGTGAGGCGCGCCGTACGGCTGTACGCCGATCGCGACACATTCCGACGTATCCAGGCCATTGGCATGGCCTGCGACTTCTCATGGCAGGCTAGCGCGCGCGACTATCTCGCACTGTACCATTCCATGGAGGTGCCCTCATGA